Sequence from the Miscanthus floridulus cultivar M001 chromosome 16, ASM1932011v1, whole genome shotgun sequence genome:
GGATATAGTTGGTTTTGATCATGATACAGTTTGATATTACTGATCTTCCATCTGCTGTCACACTGCCTACTACTCAAAAGTTAATCAACCATGAAACCACAAGTTCACAAGTTGTGTTATTTCCAAAACGTGTATGACAAATTCACAAGCTCACAATGTTAATTGACCATGAAATCAGGTTGGTGGTGAAAAGATGTATGACAAAGCAAGGAGGGGTGAAACAGTAGAGCTTTCACCAAGAAGAATATCAATATACCAATTTGATATTGAGCGCAGTTTGGAAGACAGGTATTCTTACATTCCTCTTTTCCTACCTTTGAATTCATAGCGGATAATAAATATCTGGTCAGTGTTCATATGATTACCTGTACTCTTGAtgattgttcttttttttttggtttgcaTTCTACAGACAGAATTTGATATTTCGAGTTACTTGCTCAAAAGGAACATATGTTCGGTCCCTATGTGCGGACTTGGGTAAAGCACTTGGAAGGTTGGCACAATTATTCCTGTGTTAGCCTTATTTTCTGTTTACTTTCTGTGTGTGCAGTCTGCATTAATGAACATCAGCATGTATAATGTGCTCTAAGTGATCGGTGTCAGGATTACATTTATATTTCCTTTTCAGGTTTCtataaatgtttcagttgttacgATTGTGCAATATCCTTTCACTATTGTCATCCTTTTATGGTAGCAAGTTACTTTATGTGTCCAATGGAGTTCTACATATCTTTGAACACCATAAGGCTAAAAGTCTGCATAGAGCCTAGCCCCTATGTGTTTTGGTCCTATGCTTATGCACCCTGCTTGTACTTGCTCTGTCAAAGATTCAACCAAGTTTGATATTTCATATTTCACAAGTATTATCATGTCTTTGGGctggaagttttttttttaaataacttAGCTATTTTACTGAAGTTGGCTAGTTCCATGTATTTGTTGTACTGAACCCAAATACTTGTTCCTCCCTTTTTTCTGGATGTTTAATATATACTCTTGTCGTTTAATTGTAGAATAACCACATGATCCTTTTCCCCCCATTTTCATTTCAGTTACTGTTCTTATCCATCGACATGTTTTTTATGCTAATATATTTCGGTGACCAAATTCAGTCTATACATTTTCCTGCAGCTGTGCTCATTTAACTGCCTTGCGGAGAGACTCAATAGGTAATTTTCTGTGCTGTGCCTCTTGGCTACTGTCTACATGGTTCAGCTGTAGTTCTAGTCCAGTGAAGATTTGTTGCTTGTGAAGGTTTCTAAGGCTTATTTTGCAGGTGAATACTCGGTCAATGATGCTTGGAACTTCGATGAGCTTGAGCAACAAATCACCAAGGGGTATTTATGATCATTAATTAAACCTGCCTTCTGGACTTTGGGGGATGCGAGCTAGGTTACATGCGGCTTGCAACCAGTGGCCATGTCATTTGTCACCAATTATATAGAAATTATGCCacttgagtaggcatccagaaataGGCATCCATTCATATCAGTCCCAGGGCTGTCAACGCGGGCTGGGCCGAACTGAACAGATGCAAATCCAATTCAGTGCGTCCTCAATTTTTCATAGAGGAACACGAAGCTTGTCCCAGGGCTCCCTCACTTGTGCGTTGTACTACCTAAGTGGGTTGCTCGGGGGTTAGTCGTTTGGGTTGCCGTGTTTAGTTTTTTGACGGTTTTCCTTTAATAATTAACCATGTCACTAAAAAGTTTTCATGTCtgttttttttcttataaattGGGTTAATTTCTTTTTCTACCTATAGTGAATTACAGGAACTACCTGTCCTTTTCGGTTGTTGCTTGGAAAAAATAGTCAGATACAAAAGCTACTTTGCATTTATCTGAACCCTATGTCTGCACCCTGTGTTACCAGGTTAGGTCACACCCGCAGTTGCGTACTCCTTCCGTCTAAAAAAGGCATGCAATTATAGATTTGACTGTCTAAAAAAGAATGTAATTAGAGATTTGAAATgagtcaatttttttaatttaatcaagtttgtagaaaaCAGCATCAACATTTATGTATCCAAATaggtttactatgaaaatatatttcataactagtgtaatgatatttatttggtatcataaatgttagtttAAATTTTTTATTTATCATAAAGtgagtttttttttgaaagttggcTGTGGTTGACTCGTTGGCAACCATCACCTGTCGTCAGCGCAATGGTAACCCGCGTGTTGGTGTTGCCGTGCCCCACGCCAACTTCACGACCAGCTTGTCAGGTTGCGTCCATGCTGAAACCCTAAGTCAACATTTTTCTTAAACTTTTGATCCAACAATTTATGAACGCGAGGTCAATATGTCAGATAAACTAGTTCGACTTTATAAGTGGAAATGTTGAAATGTTCAAAATGAAGCACTAGAACAATACAATTAAGATTGTTTCCCCATATTTGGCATCTTTCGGAAAGAACCTTAATTAAGTCGATGGAAGTAGGCAGAGGAAGATATCATAAGCGAGCAAGAAGCTCTATTTGATACCTTCAAGAAAACTCTGTATTGACTCTTGACCTCTTGGACATTATTATCTTGTTTTTCCTTCTAAGCTAAATGTATTTGCCATAATCTTATTATTGATATTCGCCTCAGAACTTCGCTTACAACATTTTTTTTAACAGAACCACCAAATTCATCATCACGAAGGTATTCGTCAAAAACATGCATGCACAAAGCAAACAGTTACTAAATTTTAACAAAGTATATATAACTATTCCTATGCATGACGATTAACCTCACCGTCACAAGTACAGAGCAGTTATAATTAGGAATCATTTACAAGTTACAACAGTAGGTCTTATTGTGCACTAATGTTGCAGCACCCATTTTCTACGAAGTAATCTATTAGAGATCCTCTAATACAAGTCACAAGTCTATGCAACTGTTTAGTGCATATTAAATAATGGACATATTTACAATATACTAAAAGTATATATGCAATCATAAAAAGGAGAGTGAAGTTTACAAGCTGGGTGGCTATGTTCAACCAGTCCAGAACGCATTCGGTGGCAACTgcaagtctttttttttttttaatgaaagaagaattatattagataatagctgGGCATATCATCACGTTACCAGCATTCTGGAATACATTACATATATCCAAAAACTGATTTTCATCTATATTGTACCCACGCCGTGAATAGCTCCAAATCTCATATCCAAACCTGTATGACGCTTCGTATGGATGACCACacaggcaaacactcggcaaaagccctGAGAACAGATGTCCAACAAATGACGACCAACATTCCTGCATgtggagttgagaaacttcttaTTTCTTGTAtcttcctttttctttcttctgcCACCAAAGAATGAGGAAGACTGATCTGAAATATATTCTCCCAAGTCCTTCATCGTGGCCAGATCTAAACAACAAAACAGAGAAgagaccggagaaaattattccatggcaGCGACATCATCTCTGCCTTGATGCGCCGTCCGGAAAGAATCTTCATGTTGTCATGCCGATGAAGATGCTGACGCCGTAGTTGTCGTCCTTATTTTCAACAGAGCCGCCATGGAGAAAACGTTCCACCCTActccctcgccgtcgccggagaagAGGAGGAGATAAATCCCTAATACCAAGAAACTTGGCATGGAGAAATCCTAACCTTAAGAACTCGATCTACTAAAAGAAACTTATTAAAAATAATGGATCCCTACTCCCTCCAGCCTCCGGCGAGATATCGGAGGGGGAAGGGATTGGAGGGGACCAGCGGTGgtggaaggcggcggcggcgctagggcgagGGCGAGTCGAGGGAGCCTCGCATTAGGATGGGTTGGTAGCCTGTGGCAACTGCAAGTCCATAGTGTCGTTCTTCAACATCTCAAGGATTTCGCTCATGGATGGCCGGTCAGTAGGCCTGAACTGTATGCACCACAAGCCAACGAGGATCATCGCTCCTCACAACTTTCGTGGTGTCGATGCTGATCTCACAGGTTGTAGAGCTACTAAACTGATCCAAGTTGTCATACAACCATTGGGGAAAATACTTGCTGCTACTGTCGTCTGTGCTATCATCGATTTGTTTCCTTGCTCCGATCGACCATCTCAAGGACCACCATTCCATAACTATACACATCAGATTTGTTGTTCACTGCTCTATAGCTTCTGCTGAATACTCTCGTCCCAACAATGGAGATTTTGCTCTGTTTTGGTTGGCACAGCTTCGCCAACAAAATGGTCAGCTTAACCTATGGTTCTGGTGATCGTGATGGTTCCGTTGCCCCCCTTCCCCTTGGTGTGGATCCTCTTCTTGTGGACAACAGGTTTCCCGGAGATACCTGATGCTTGGAACGAGTTGGGCTCCTAGTCGTGCTTGATCTTGTGCGGCGGCAGGGCATGGATCCTCCTCTTGTGGACCACAGGTTTCCCGAAGATAGCTAAGGCTTGGAACGAGTTGGGCTCCTCGTCGTTCTTGTGCTTGATCTTGAGTGGCGGTTTGGCCTTGATCATCTCATTTATGTCTTTAATGGTGACCCCACGACGGATACTGGATGGCAGTACAAAATCGAAAGGGTAGGCCACATATGTTCTCGGCTCCTTTCTTGTGACAATAGTTTTGCCAGCTGTGGAACAGAGAAAAGTGTGCTTTGAGTTCAATTGACAGGATACATTACATAGccaatattatattatattatattatatactaATCTTGAAAGGGAGACAAGCGTTCAGCAAACGTACGTGGACAAGTGTTGGGCACACCTTTCAGCAGTGCAGGTTCTTTATGGACAACGATAGATTGTTGACAAGGCAAAGTATTCTGATGCGCTGAAATTGAAGCACAGCGCTGATGCAACTTAGAATCTGCTATAAACGGCAATCTGAAAATCGCATTAGAGGTTTGTACCAACCTGAGATATCGACAGCTTTTTCCATGGCAGCAACATGGGTATTCCTATTAAGAAGGTTCAGAGATACCATAAGTAGCAATAGTGCATATCTTGAATGACATTGAACTCAACGACTGATAAATCCAAGGGCTTATCTATGTTGAATGACATGCATACATTTCTTCTGCTGGGAAACAAGCCTCAATAACTTGTAAGCAATTAACTAGCCATTCTTCTGGCAGTTCATCAGTCCCATCAGACTTCAGTAAACTGTTGGTACCTG
This genomic interval carries:
- the LOC136510150 gene encoding protein XRI1-like, which gives rise to MDSSGTNSLLKSDGTDELPEEWLVNCLQVIEACFPAEEMNTHVAAMEKAVDISAHQNTLPCQQSIVVHKEPALLKGVPNTCPPGKTIVTRKEPRTYVAYPFDFVLPSSIRRGVTIKDINEMIKAKPPLKIKHKNDEEPNSFQALAIFGKPVVHKRRIHALPPHKIKHD